A genomic region of Populus nigra chromosome 11, ddPopNigr1.1, whole genome shotgun sequence contains the following coding sequences:
- the LOC133668346 gene encoding probable aspartic proteinase GIP1 produces MAKLAVPLLIFFFLLSCIPSQAAPPLQTPLQTPIQKDHSTGQYIITAYLKTPLMPTKLVLDLGATYSWVNCDDYISSTYQHVPCNSSIANSLSAYGCEDICDGPPGPNCANNSFLFLLDKPLETVDYKKVNSLNDALVDYLALLNNLGSLSSIDNFIFSCSRTGFLKGLAKGVTGLASLGNSNLSIPVQINKAFSSSPNCFAMCLSGSISQPGVALFGSKGPYNFLHGIDLSKSLLYTPLIFNPLGRDSDPNTHRLSPEYYVGLTSIKVNGKMVAFNKALLAIDDQSGSGGTRISTLVPYTKLQSSIYKAFSLAFLKEAASSAFNLTTTKPVKPFRVCYPAGAVKTTQMGPAVPIIELVLDRQDVVWKMFGSNSMVRVTKKSVDLWCLGFVDGGIDGPSIMIGGLQLEDNLLQFDLQSKKLGFSSSILSKGTNCADYKFPTRKV; encoded by the coding sequence ATGGCAAAGCTAGCAGTCCCtcttctgatttttttcttcctcttatcGTGTATCCCTTCTCAAGCAGCTCCTCCCCTCCAAACGCCCCTCCAAACGCCAATCCAGAAGGACCATTCAACCGGCCAATATATCATCACTGCATACCTAAAAACCCCTCTCATGCCCACCAAATTGGTCTTGGATCTTGGTGCTACATACAGCTGGGTAAATTGCGACGACTACATTTCCTCCACTTACCAACATGTCCCCTGTAACAGTTCCATCGCTAATTCTCTTAGTGCTTATGGTTGCGAGGACATTTGCGACGGTCCACCGGGTCCAAATTGTGCAAACAACTCTTTCCTCTTCCTCCTTGACAAACCCCTCGAAACTGTTGACTACAAAAAAGTTAATAGCCTCAACGACGCCCTTGTTGACTATCTCGCCTTGCTCAATAACCTAGGCTCTCTTTCCTCGATCGATAATTTCATCTTTTCCTGTTCCCGAACTGGTTTTCTGAAAGGCCTGGCTAAGGGTGTAACTGGCTTAGCCTCCCTGGGCAACTCAAACCTCTCAATCCCAGTACAGATCAATAAAGCCTTCTCTTCCTCTCCAAATTGTTTTGCTATGTGCTTGTCAGGATCCATCTCTCAACCTGGTGTGGCTCTTTTCGGTAGTAAGGGGCCTTATAATTTCTTGCATGGAATTGACCTCTCAAAATCACTTCTTTACACTCCTCTTATTTTTAACCCGCTTGGAAGAGATTCTGATCCAAATACCCACAGACTCTCTCCTGAATATTATGTAGGGCTGACTTCCATAAAAGTGAACGGAAAGATGGTGGCCTTTAACAAAGCGCTGTTGGCCATTGATGATCAGTCTGGTTCTGGGGGGACCAGGATCAGCACTCTTGTGCCATACACGAAGTTACAGAGTTCTATTTACAAGGCTTTTTCTCTGGCTTTCTTGAAGGAAGCAGCTTCCTCTGCTTTCAATCTTACTACAACTAAGCCTGTCAAGCCATTCAGAGTCTGCTACCCTGCGGGTGCTGTGAAGACTACACAAATGGGACCGGCTGTACCAATAATCGAACTTGTGTTGGATAGACAAGATGTGGTTTGGAAGATGTTTGGATCGAACTCTATGGTGAGGGTTACAAAGAAGAGTGTTGATCTTTGGTGCTTGGGTTTTGTGGATGGTGGGATTGATGGCCCATCGATCATGATTGGTGGTCTGCAGTTGGAGGACAATTTGCTACAATTCGATCTACAGTCAAAGAAACTGGGTTTCAGTTCATCAATTTTGTCCAAGGGGACCAATTGCGCCGACTACAAATTTCCTACGAGAAAAGTATAA